From a region of the Salmo trutta unplaced genomic scaffold, fSalTru1.1, whole genome shotgun sequence genome:
- the LOC115182468 gene encoding tumor necrosis factor receptor superfamily member 11B, producing MLFPILVVLASVDLSCSAMKEVLQSQTPTTYHHLDPNTGQLLTCNRCPPGHHMSAHCTATTQTVCTPCPSSHYTQYWNYLHKCLYCGTFCGEHQVVKEECSVLNDRVCECKEGYYWEADFCIRHTECPSGYGVKRRGTTETDTECEKCPHGSFSYSSSSRALCVNHTDCASLGQKTVLRGTCWHDNLCALSCEELKDGGEFKLLRTFLPDFFAHHKMRVVKLRKLVRRLMASEEEQEDQEHQQHPPSSLSQSAQRGLLLGQLKDWIREASEEDLRSLPEILRKTHQSVMAERLERKMRELQEASDCNSVRNGVTSSPHCDVEEVSQSE from the exons ATG TTGTTCCCAATCCTCGTCGTGCTGGCATCGGTTGATCTCAGCTGTAGCGCAATGAAAGAGGTTCTTCAAAGTCAGACCCCCACCACCTACCACCACCTGGATCCCAACACGGGCCAGTTACTCACCTGTAACCGCTGTCCACCTGGCCATCACATGTCTGCGCACTGCACCGCCACCACACAGACCGTGTGTACACCATGTCCATCAAGCCACTACACTCAGTACTGGAACTACCTGCACAAGTGCCTGTACTGCGGCACGTTCTGTGGGGAGCACCAGGTGGTCAAGGAGGAGTGCTCGGTTCTCAATGACAGGGTGTGTGAGTGCAAAGAAGGATATTACTGGGAGGCCGATTTCTGTATCAGACACACGGAGTGTCCTTCTGGCTACGGGGTGAAACGGAGAG GTACGACGGAGACGGACACAGAGTGTGAAAAATGCCCTCACGGTTCCTTCTCCTATAGCTCTTCTTCGCGCGCGCTGTGCGTAAATCACACCGATTGCGCGTCACTGGGACAGAAGACGGTCCTCAGGGGTACGTGTTGGCATGACAACCTCTGCGCCCTTTCCTGTGAAGAACTGAAAGATGGAG GTGAGTTTAAACTACTCAGAACTTTCCTTCCTGACTTCTTCGCTCATCACAAGATGAGAGTGGTGAAGCTGAGGAAGCTGGTCAGGAGGTTGATGGCCAgtgaagaggagcaggaggaccag GAGCACCAGCAGCACCCACCCAGCAGCCTCTCCCAGTCCGCCCAGAGAGGCCTCCTGCTGGGCCAGCTGAAGGACTGGATCAGGGAGGCCTCAGAGGAAGACCTGAGGAGTCTCCCTGAAATACTGAGGAAGACCCATCAGAGTGTGATGGCAGAGAGACTAGAGAGGAAGATGAGGGAGTTACAGGAAGCCTCTGATTGTAACTCCGTTAGAAACGGGGTGACCTCATCACCTCACTGTGATGTAGAAGAGGTTTCTCAATCTGAATAA